From the genome of Vitis riparia cultivar Riparia Gloire de Montpellier isolate 1030 chromosome 2, EGFV_Vit.rip_1.0, whole genome shotgun sequence, one region includes:
- the LOC117929489 gene encoding dynamin-related protein 1E-like isoform X2, with the protein MTTMESLIGLVNRIQRACTVLGDYGGDSALPTLWEALPSVAVVGGQSSGKSSVLESIVGRDFLPRGSGIVTRRPLVLQLHKTEEGLQEYAEFLHLPKRRFTDFSIVRKEIQDETDRMTGRTKQISPVPIHLSIYSANVVNLTLIDLPGLTKVAVEGQPESIVQDIENMVRSYIEKPNCIILAISPANQDIATSDAMKLSREVDPTGERTFGVLTKLDLMDKGTNALDVLEGRSYRLLHPWVGIVNRSQADINKNVDMIAARRREREFFATSPDYGHLSSKMGSEYLAKLLSKHLEAVIRARIPSITSLINKSIDELEGELDHLGRPIAIDAGAQLYTILELCRAFDRIFKEHLEGGRPGGDRIYGVFDNQLPSALRKLPFDRHLSLQNVRKVISEADGYQPHLIAPEQGYRRLIDSSLNYFRGPAEASVDAVHFVLKELVRRSIGETKELRRFPTLQAELAAASNEALERFREESKKTTLRLVEMESSYLTVDFFRKLPQEVEKGGNPSASAADRYGEGHFRRIGSNVSQYVAMVSETLKNSIPKAVVHCQVREAKRSLLDHFYTQVGKKEGKQLSQLLDEDPALMERRQQCAKRLELYKSARDEIDSVSWSR; encoded by the exons ATGACGACCATGGAGAGCTTGATCGGACTGGTGAATCGGATCCAAAGGGCTTGTACTGTTCTTGGCGACTATGGCGGCGACAGTGCTTTGCCTACTCTCTGGGAGGCTCTTCCCTCTGTTGCCGTCGTCGGTGGCCAG AGTTCGGGGAAATCGTCGGTATTGGAGAGCATCGTTGGACGTGATTTTCTTCCCAGGGGATCAG GGATTGTGACCAGGAGGCCTTTGGTACTGCAGCTACACAAAACTGAAGAGGGCCTACAGGAGTATGCTGAGTTTCTTCACTTGCCAAAGAGGAGATTCACTGACTTCT CCATTGTTCGGAAGGAAATTCAGGATGAAACTGATAGAATGACTGGGAGGACAAAACAGATTTCTCCAGTTCCTATCCATCTCAGCATCTACTCCGCAAATG TGGTTAATTTGACTTTGATAGATTTACCTGGTCTGACAAAGGTTGCAGTAG AGGGGCAGCCAGAAAGTATTGTTCAAGACATAGAGAACATGGTTCGTTCTTATATAGAGAAG CCAAACTGCATCATTCTGGCCATATCTCCAGCCAATCAAGATATTGCAACATCTGATGCTATGAAGCTCTCCAGAGAAGTTGATCCCACAG GTGAAAGGACATTTGGTGTGTTGACTAAGCTTGATTTGATGGACAAGGGAACCAATGCTTTAGAT GTTCTTGAAGGAAGGTCGTATCGGCTGCTACATCCTTGGGTGGGAATTGTGAACCGCTCACAGGCTGATATCAATAAAAATGTAGATATGATTGCTGCACGGAGAAGGGAGCGTGAATTCTTTGCCACTAGTCCTGACTATGGGCATTTATCTAGCAAAATGGGCTCTGAATATCTTGCAAAACTTCTCTCTAAG CATTTAGAGGCTGTGATCAGGGCTCGCATACCAAGCATCACATCTTTGATTAATAAAAGCATTGATGAACTTGAAGGAGAGTTGGACCACCTTGGTAGACCCATTGCTATTGATGCAGGG GCTCAACTATATACCATTTTAGAGCTGTGTCGTGCATTTGATCGGATATTCAAAGAGCATTTGGAGGGAGG ACGACCTGGTGGTGATCGGATTTATGGAGTTTTTGATAACCAGCTCCCTTCTGCTTTGAGGAAGCTTCCATTTGATCGTCATCTTTCACTGCAGAATGTAAGGAAAGTGATTTCAGAGGCAGATGGGTACCAACCTCATCTGATTGCGCCCGAGCAAGGTTACAGGCGCCTCATTGATAGTTCCCTTAATTATTTCAGAGGTCCAGCTGAAGCTTCAGTGGATGCT GTGCACTTTGTTCTGAAGGAGCTTGTGAGAAGGTCAATTGGAGAGACTAAG GAGTTGAGGCGCTTTCCCACTCTTCAGGCTGAACTTGCAGCAGCTTCCAATGAGGCATTGGAGAGGTTCCGTGAAGAAAGTAAGAAGACAACTCTGCGATTGGTGGAGATGGAATCCTCTTACCTGACTGTGGATTTCTTCCGAAAACTCCCTCAAGAAGTGGAGAAGGGCGGAAACCCATCTGCTTCTGCTGCAGATCGATATGGAGAGGGGCACTTCCGGAGGATAGGATCAAATGTCTCCCAATACGTGGCAATGGTATCTGAGACACTAAAGAACTCCATCCCAAAGGCTGTGGTCCATTGCCAAGTTAGGGAGGCCAAGCGGTCTTTACTTGATCATTTCTATACACAAGTGGGAAAAAAAGAG GGCAAGCAGCTTTCTCAGTTGCTGGATGAAGACCCTGCATTGATGGAAAGGAGGCAGCAATGTGCAAAGAGGCTTGAGTTGTACAAGTCTGCAAGGGATGAGATTGATTCGGTCTCGTGGAGCAGATGA
- the LOC117929489 gene encoding dynamin-related protein 1E-like isoform X1 yields MTTMESLIGLVNRIQRACTVLGDYGGDSALPTLWEALPSVAVVGGQSSGKSSVLESIVGRDFLPRGSGIVTRRPLVLQLHKTEEGLQEYAEFLHLPKRRFTDFSIVRKEIQDETDRMTGRTKQISPVPIHLSIYSANVVNLTLIDLPGLTKVAVEGQPESIVQDIENMVRSYIEKPNCIILAISPANQDIATSDAMKLSREVDPTGERTFGVLTKLDLMDKGTNALDVLEGRSYRLLHPWVGIVNRSQADINKNVDMIAARRREREFFATSPDYGHLSSKMGSEYLAKLLSKVCVRLFHFKCEDLLFFCLLIFYRMAAYFLLLIWFQHLEAVIRARIPSITSLINKSIDELEGELDHLGRPIAIDAGAQLYTILELCRAFDRIFKEHLEGGRPGGDRIYGVFDNQLPSALRKLPFDRHLSLQNVRKVISEADGYQPHLIAPEQGYRRLIDSSLNYFRGPAEASVDAVHFVLKELVRRSIGETKELRRFPTLQAELAAASNEALERFREESKKTTLRLVEMESSYLTVDFFRKLPQEVEKGGNPSASAADRYGEGHFRRIGSNVSQYVAMVSETLKNSIPKAVVHCQVREAKRSLLDHFYTQVGKKEGKQLSQLLDEDPALMERRQQCAKRLELYKSARDEIDSVSWSR; encoded by the exons ATGACGACCATGGAGAGCTTGATCGGACTGGTGAATCGGATCCAAAGGGCTTGTACTGTTCTTGGCGACTATGGCGGCGACAGTGCTTTGCCTACTCTCTGGGAGGCTCTTCCCTCTGTTGCCGTCGTCGGTGGCCAG AGTTCGGGGAAATCGTCGGTATTGGAGAGCATCGTTGGACGTGATTTTCTTCCCAGGGGATCAG GGATTGTGACCAGGAGGCCTTTGGTACTGCAGCTACACAAAACTGAAGAGGGCCTACAGGAGTATGCTGAGTTTCTTCACTTGCCAAAGAGGAGATTCACTGACTTCT CCATTGTTCGGAAGGAAATTCAGGATGAAACTGATAGAATGACTGGGAGGACAAAACAGATTTCTCCAGTTCCTATCCATCTCAGCATCTACTCCGCAAATG TGGTTAATTTGACTTTGATAGATTTACCTGGTCTGACAAAGGTTGCAGTAG AGGGGCAGCCAGAAAGTATTGTTCAAGACATAGAGAACATGGTTCGTTCTTATATAGAGAAG CCAAACTGCATCATTCTGGCCATATCTCCAGCCAATCAAGATATTGCAACATCTGATGCTATGAAGCTCTCCAGAGAAGTTGATCCCACAG GTGAAAGGACATTTGGTGTGTTGACTAAGCTTGATTTGATGGACAAGGGAACCAATGCTTTAGAT GTTCTTGAAGGAAGGTCGTATCGGCTGCTACATCCTTGGGTGGGAATTGTGAACCGCTCACAGGCTGATATCAATAAAAATGTAGATATGATTGCTGCACGGAGAAGGGAGCGTGAATTCTTTGCCACTAGTCCTGACTATGGGCATTTATCTAGCAAAATGGGCTCTGAATATCTTGCAAAACTTCTCTCTAAGGTATGTGTAcgcttatttcattttaaatgtgaggatcttttatttttttgcctgttaattttttatagaatgGCTGCTTACTTTTTGTTGTTGATATGGTTTCAGCATTTAGAGGCTGTGATCAGGGCTCGCATACCAAGCATCACATCTTTGATTAATAAAAGCATTGATGAACTTGAAGGAGAGTTGGACCACCTTGGTAGACCCATTGCTATTGATGCAGGG GCTCAACTATATACCATTTTAGAGCTGTGTCGTGCATTTGATCGGATATTCAAAGAGCATTTGGAGGGAGG ACGACCTGGTGGTGATCGGATTTATGGAGTTTTTGATAACCAGCTCCCTTCTGCTTTGAGGAAGCTTCCATTTGATCGTCATCTTTCACTGCAGAATGTAAGGAAAGTGATTTCAGAGGCAGATGGGTACCAACCTCATCTGATTGCGCCCGAGCAAGGTTACAGGCGCCTCATTGATAGTTCCCTTAATTATTTCAGAGGTCCAGCTGAAGCTTCAGTGGATGCT GTGCACTTTGTTCTGAAGGAGCTTGTGAGAAGGTCAATTGGAGAGACTAAG GAGTTGAGGCGCTTTCCCACTCTTCAGGCTGAACTTGCAGCAGCTTCCAATGAGGCATTGGAGAGGTTCCGTGAAGAAAGTAAGAAGACAACTCTGCGATTGGTGGAGATGGAATCCTCTTACCTGACTGTGGATTTCTTCCGAAAACTCCCTCAAGAAGTGGAGAAGGGCGGAAACCCATCTGCTTCTGCTGCAGATCGATATGGAGAGGGGCACTTCCGGAGGATAGGATCAAATGTCTCCCAATACGTGGCAATGGTATCTGAGACACTAAAGAACTCCATCCCAAAGGCTGTGGTCCATTGCCAAGTTAGGGAGGCCAAGCGGTCTTTACTTGATCATTTCTATACACAAGTGGGAAAAAAAGAG GGCAAGCAGCTTTCTCAGTTGCTGGATGAAGACCCTGCATTGATGGAAAGGAGGCAGCAATGTGCAAAGAGGCTTGAGTTGTACAAGTCTGCAAGGGATGAGATTGATTCGGTCTCGTGGAGCAGATGA